Genomic segment of Cytobacillus suaedae:
GGCTTCCAACAGGTATGAATAATTCCTAATACAGCATAGCAATCCTTAATACTGTTTACGACAATCCTTACCGCTAGAAGGTCATAGATTTCGTTGAACTGTTTATTTTGAAGTACCATTTTACGATAAATACTATAAATGTGTTTTGGTCGTCCAGAAATATCTGCTTTTATTGATACCTCGGTTACTCTATTTTTTACTTCATTAATGACATCCTCTAAATACTGTTCACGCTCAGCCCGCTTTTTCTTCATCAGGTTTACAATACGATAATATTGCTGCGGATTTAAATAGCGTAATGCTGTATCCTCAAGCTCCCATTTAATTTTAGATATCCCGAGACGATGAGCCAAAGGAGCAAAGATTTCCAAAGTTTCATTTGATATTCTTCGCTGTTTTTCCTGAGGTAGATGTTTTAGGGTACGCATGTTGTGCAGGCGATCTGCAAGTTTGATTAAAATGACACGAATATCCTGTGCCATCGCGACAAACATCTTCCTATGGTTTTCAGCCTGCTGCTCTTCTTGAGATTTATATCGTATCTTCCCTAGTTTTGTTACACCATCAACAAGCATCGCAACTTCTTTAGTAAAAGCTTCCTCAATATGTTGGAAAGTCAATTCTGTATCTTCCACAACATCATGAAGAAAACCAGCTGCAATGGTTGAAGGGTCCATATCTAGATCGACCAGGATACCAGCTACTTGTATAGGATGGATAATATAAGGCTCACCGGATTTACGATATTGTTCACGGTGAGCTTCTTTTGCGAAATTATATGCTTCTTGAATAAATTCAATATCTTTACCAGACAAGTAACGCTTCGCTTTTTCAATCACTTGCTCAGCAGTTAATACCTGTTCATTAGCCATGAAATCACCTTTTTATAATTTAACTTTCATTAAACAATATTTTCATTATACTTTTGTAAAAAAATAATGATTATCCCTATTATCATGAAATTTCCTATGGATGTAAAGGGAAATTACTATATTAAAGGTTCAATTAAACTGAAGATGTGATTTCAGCTGCAGGCACTCGCTTTCCGAGGGCGGAAGCGGAAGGTTATTTTCACTATCGTGAAAAAACCTACCTCCTCGTCACTCTGCTCCTGTGGGGTCTCACATTGACACGCTTCTCCCGCAGGAGTCTCGTGCCTGCAGCTGAAATCACAAAGTATTTAAATAAACAATATGCTTTAACATCCCTTTTAAAAAAGAGCACTCTACAAAAGAGCGCTCAGTGATGATTAATATTTCATTAAAGTAAGTACATCATAGCCATCTAGCTTATCACGTCCATCTAGGTATGTTAACTCGATGATAAACGCAATTCCTGCTACAATGCCTCCTAGCCCTTCAACTAGGTTGATTGTAGCTTCAATTGTTCCGCCAGTAGCCAAAAGATCGTCTGTAATCAGTACACGCTGACCTGGTCTGATTGCATCTTTATGGATTGTTAATACATCCTTACCATACTCTAAACCATACTCTTGGCGAATAACTTCGCGTGGTAGCTTCCCTTCCTTACGTACTGGTGCAAATCCTACCCCATGTGAATAAGCTACTGGACATCCAATGATGAATCCACGAGCCTCTGGTCCAACTACTAAGTCAATCTCTTTTTGACGAGCATATTGAACGATTTGGTCAGTTGCATATTTGTATGCCTCTCCATCATTCATTAATGGTGTGATATCTTTAAATAAAATACCTGGTTTTGGATAGTCTGGAACGATTGTTACAAATTTCTTTAAATCCATTAGTTTACTGCCTCCTCGTACGTTAACGAACCTCTATCAAATTGATCAAACAATTGCTTTAATTGTTGATAAGAAGAATACAAATACTCATTTTCAAGCTCGATTTGTTCCTGCTTTAAACGATATGTTTCTGATTCAATCAAATCCCGTTTTGTAGCAACAGTTGATAAGGAAATTATTCCATTGTCTATTTTAACAAATTCTAGTTCAAAAAACACCTGTGACATAAAATCAATTGTTTCTAATGACCAACCGCGATGTTTGGCTAGTTCCATACCATACTTTTTTATATCAAAGCTACCTCGTTTTGATATAAACGCATAAAACCACTTAAAGTGCTCCCTTGTAGGAATCGTACTAAAGAAATGGTTTTGTTGATTAAAAAATAATGTATAAATTCGTTTTGGAAAGGAGGATTTAAATAATACATTTAAACTATCCTTGCTAGATGGTAGGTCAATAAGGACAACATAACTATCACTTAGGTTTAACTTAAACTCTTCTAATGATGTGATAAATAGTATCTCATCCTTATATTTACCTATTTGTAACTTATTTAATGTATCTTGATTAAAAACAACCAATTTTCTATTATCTGAAGGAATCCCTTCGATTACTTTTTGAATATCTTTTACACCACGGAAGTCAAAAAGTTGCCAGTGATTAACAGCAACATCTTGTATCATTACCTGGGGCTTACGAAAGTTATTCCATTCATTAATGGACAATTCACCCAAAATAGACAGTTTAGAAATAGGTGAAATATGGTCAAACACTTCGCCAAAGCCAAACCCAACTCCATCTAAGGTTAAACCATTATCTTCTACAATAATTTTTAAATGGTTTTGATTTGATCCTATCTTCTTAATACTATTTAATGTTGCATCCTTAATCAATACACGAGGTTTCGGGTTGCTCATCCCAAAAGGAGCCAATCTATTAAGTTCTGTAATCGTATCAATGGTTATCTCATGAAGAGAACATACCACATCTACATTTGTGATAGGTACATAGTCTTCCTCTGTTAAACAATCTAGAGCAAGCTGGTTTAAACGATTTCTAAGACTATCAACATCGTCAAGGTTCAATGTCATACCAGCTGCCATGGGATGACCTCCAAAGTGAGGTAAAATATCACGACAGGTACTAAGATTAGCGAATAAGTCAAAGCCAGCTATACTCCTTGCTGAGCCCTTAGCGATTCCTTTGTCAGGATCAATACTCAAAACGATTGTAGGACGATAAAACCGATCAACTAGCCTAGAGGCAACAATCCCTACAACACCTGCATTCCAACCTTCCTTTGCAATCACTAAAACGGAATTTTTATCAGGAGGGAAGAACTCTTCTACCTCTTTAATTGCTTCTTCAGTCATTGTATTGACTAATTGTTGACGTTCTTTATTCAATAAGTCGATTTGTTCTGCCAGCATATCTGCTTCTTCTCTATCATTAGTCATAAGCAGATGTACAGCGGGGTCTGCAGATTCTAGCCTGCCTACTGCATTGATTCTTGGGGCTATTGCAAAACCGATTGTTTCTTCTGTAATTTCCTTTGAATCAATCCCACTTACCTTTAATAGAGCTTTTATTCCAATCCGATTGGTTGTTTGAAGCATTTCTATTCCTTTACTTGCTAGCAATCTATTTTCGTCATGCAAGGGTACTAGATCTGCAATCGTCCCAATAGCAGCAACTTCCAACAAAGAAATAGGTACTTGTCCTAAAAGTGCATGTGCTAGCTTAAAAGCAACTCCTACGCCCGCAAGTTCCTTAAACGGGTAGGAACAGCTTTCTTTTTTAGGATGGATGATTGAAAAAGCATCTGGTAGAACAGGTCCTGGTTCATGATGATCAGTAATAATTAGATCAATGCCTAGTTCCTTAGCAACATCTGCCTCATGTAATGCAGAAATACCCGTATCTACAGTAATAATTAATGTAAATCCTTCTTCCTTTGCCCATTTGAAGGCCTTTTCATTTGGACC
This window contains:
- a CDS encoding adenine phosphoribosyltransferase; protein product: MDLKKFVTIVPDYPKPGILFKDITPLMNDGEAYKYATDQIVQYARQKEIDLVVGPEARGFIIGCPVAYSHGVGFAPVRKEGKLPREVIRQEYGLEYGKDVLTIHKDAIRPGQRVLITDDLLATGGTIEATINLVEGLGGIVAGIAFIIELTYLDGRDKLDGYDVLTLMKY
- the recJ gene encoding single-stranded-DNA-specific exonuclease RecJ, producing the protein MLQAKTRWDILSNDNEKIDLLSKELNIAPLVASLLVSRGFDTVETAKAFLYTDTQDFHDPFLLEDMEKTVTRINQAILNNERILVYGDYDADGVSSTTVLMTALLEKEANVDFYIPNRFTEGYGPNEKAFKWAKEEGFTLIITVDTGISALHEADVAKELGIDLIITDHHEPGPVLPDAFSIIHPKKESCSYPFKELAGVGVAFKLAHALLGQVPISLLEVAAIGTIADLVPLHDENRLLASKGIEMLQTTNRIGIKALLKVSGIDSKEITEETIGFAIAPRINAVGRLESADPAVHLLMTNDREEADMLAEQIDLLNKERQQLVNTMTEEAIKEVEEFFPPDKNSVLVIAKEGWNAGVVGIVASRLVDRFYRPTIVLSIDPDKGIAKGSARSIAGFDLFANLSTCRDILPHFGGHPMAAGMTLNLDDVDSLRNRLNQLALDCLTEEDYVPITNVDVVCSLHEITIDTITELNRLAPFGMSNPKPRVLIKDATLNSIKKIGSNQNHLKIIVEDNGLTLDGVGFGFGEVFDHISPISKLSILGELSINEWNNFRKPQVMIQDVAVNHWQLFDFRGVKDIQKVIEGIPSDNRKLVVFNQDTLNKLQIGKYKDEILFITSLEEFKLNLSDSYVVLIDLPSSKDSLNVLFKSSFPKRIYTLFFNQQNHFFSTIPTREHFKWFYAFISKRGSFDIKKYGMELAKHRGWSLETIDFMSQVFFELEFVKIDNGIISLSTVATKRDLIESETYRLKQEQIELENEYLYSSYQQLKQLFDQFDRGSLTYEEAVN